A stretch of Petrotoga mexicana DSM 14811 DNA encodes these proteins:
- a CDS encoding metal ABC transporter substrate-binding protein, producing the protein MKKTILTTVVLLASFLVFALNVSTSILPYYYVSKEIIQEKGQVNLVVPPGKSPHTYSPTPKELVPLYESDILITNGLALEIFISNLTKNLEKQGVKIIEVSDFIPREELISMSGIDEDHDHEEFAYNPHIWLDPYIMYTYIVPGLAEVFGELDPVNKDYYDKNAERYINRLILLDKYLAEKAKVIDGSIFTLHNSYDYFARRYNIKIAGVIQLSPGVEPTPKQLVELTNVAKEKNVKAIFNEPQLSDKAVSAVAENLDLNIGVLDPLGSVERVFDLESLYVYNLFEIIRVVNYGY; encoded by the coding sequence ATGAAAAAAACGATTTTAACAACCGTTGTTTTATTAGCTTCGTTCCTAGTATTCGCTTTAAACGTTTCAACGTCGATATTACCCTATTACTATGTAAGTAAAGAAATAATACAAGAAAAAGGTCAAGTGAACCTTGTTGTTCCTCCAGGTAAGAGTCCACACACATACTCGCCAACACCAAAGGAACTAGTGCCCTTGTACGAATCTGATATTTTAATTACAAACGGTTTAGCTTTAGAAATTTTTATCTCTAATCTAACCAAGAATCTGGAAAAGCAGGGTGTGAAAATAATTGAAGTTTCCGATTTTATTCCACGTGAAGAACTTATAAGTATGAGCGGAATTGACGAAGATCATGACCATGAAGAGTTTGCATACAATCCTCACATTTGGTTAGATCCATATATTATGTATACCTACATCGTTCCAGGCTTGGCAGAGGTTTTTGGAGAATTAGACCCTGTAAATAAAGATTACTACGACAAAAACGCTGAAAGATATATAAACAGATTGATTTTGCTTGATAAATACCTTGCTGAAAAAGCGAAGGTCATCGATGGTTCAATATTTACGCTTCATAACTCCTACGATTATTTTGCAAGAAGATACAATATAAAAATTGCTGGTGTGATTCAACTCTCTCCTGGGGTCGAACCCACTCCAAAGCAGTTAGTTGAATTAACGAACGTTGCTAAAGAGAAAAATGTTAAGGCTATTTTCAATGAACCTCAACTCAGTGATAAGGCTGTGAGTGCTGTAGCTGAAAACTTGGATTTAAATATAGGAGTTTTGGACCCTTTAGGAAGTGTGGAAAGAGTATTCGATTTAGAATCTCTGTACGTATACAATTTGTTTGAAATCATACGGGTGGTGAATTATGGCTACTGA
- a CDS encoding Fur family transcriptional regulator yields the protein MRNTKARREILGVLDEYDYPLNAEQIYEKLNEDYDKSTIYRNLKNYEENGEIKSIVFSDKIKYFFKGEGHFHFIYCIKCKKFERFDLCYSEQMSKYIKERLGFKVLTHTLYFEGICKKCQKITTDDQYDNLDE from the coding sequence ATGAGAAATACAAAAGCTCGCAGAGAAATTTTAGGCGTGTTAGATGAGTACGATTATCCGCTCAACGCCGAACAAATTTATGAAAAACTCAATGAAGATTATGATAAATCTACAATTTACAGAAACTTGAAAAATTATGAAGAAAACGGAGAGATTAAATCCATAGTTTTTTCTGACAAGATCAAATATTTTTTTAAGGGAGAAGGGCATTTCCATTTCATATACTGTATAAAATGCAAGAAATTTGAAAGGTTCGATCTATGTTACTCTGAACAGATGAGTAAATATATAAAAGAAAGATTGGGTTTCAAAGTTTTGACTCATACCCTTTATTTTGAAGGAATATGTAAAAAATGTCAGAAGATTACCACAGACGACCAGTATGATAATCTCGATGAGTAG
- a CDS encoding sodium-translocating pyrophosphatase translates to MGAISQIISVICGFIGLIFTVFLVFNILEKSPGNERMQKLSKIIQVGARSFLFSEYRILFVVIFLFAAFLWFVSSYQMALSFILGSVFSVLSGFLGMSIATRANARTTNAAINNLKDALAVSFNGGAVMGMIVTSLGLMGLGGIFFLGKGNTELMSGYAMGASFVALFARVGGGIFTKAADVGADLVGKVEANIPEDDPRNPAVIADNVGDNVGDVAGMGADLYESYVGSIFSASVLGSVAFSINGAIFPFFVASSGLILSILGIIFVNYYIKKAKEVEPEKVLHFGTYMTAFLQAIVVFFLSKIVFGNFSGGLIVILGMVVGILIGVFTEYYTAKKPVTELAKSAPSGSAPLIINGLALGMESTLFPILLIGTAIVISFYVYGLFGIAIAAVGMLSTLGMSLSIDAYGPIADNAGGIAEMAHLDPYVRERTDKLDAVGNTTAAMGKGFAIGSAALTALALFASYLQVTNISVVDLNDANVFTALLIGAMLPFLFSSLVMKAVGNAANLMVEEVRRQFKEIVGLMEGKADPDYGKCVKIATDGALKYMILPSLIAVIAPIIVYFLLGKQAVAGMLAGTTGSGVMLAIFMANSGGAWDNAKKLIETGKYGGKGSLAHKASVVGDTVGDPLKDTAGPSINILIKLMSIVSIVIVPVLIRIFE, encoded by the coding sequence ATGGGTGCTATTTCTCAAATCATATCGGTTATATGTGGGTTTATCGGATTAATTTTTACCGTTTTTTTAGTTTTCAATATTTTAGAAAAATCTCCTGGGAATGAAAGAATGCAAAAACTTTCGAAAATAATTCAAGTGGGAGCTCGTTCTTTTTTATTTTCAGAATATAGGATTCTTTTTGTTGTTATATTTTTATTCGCTGCTTTTCTGTGGTTTGTAAGCTCTTATCAAATGGCTTTGTCTTTTATTTTAGGATCGGTATTTTCAGTTTTATCAGGTTTTTTAGGGATGTCAATAGCTACCAGAGCCAATGCTAGAACAACCAATGCGGCGATAAACAATTTAAAAGATGCATTGGCTGTATCTTTTAATGGTGGAGCGGTTATGGGAATGATTGTTACTTCTTTAGGATTAATGGGATTGGGAGGTATATTTTTTCTTGGCAAAGGAAATACTGAATTAATGAGTGGCTACGCCATGGGAGCATCTTTTGTGGCACTCTTTGCAAGAGTTGGAGGGGGTATTTTTACAAAAGCTGCCGATGTAGGAGCTGACTTAGTTGGTAAGGTTGAAGCAAATATTCCAGAAGATGATCCAAGAAATCCGGCAGTTATTGCTGACAATGTCGGAGATAATGTGGGAGATGTTGCAGGTATGGGGGCTGATCTGTACGAATCTTATGTTGGCTCTATTTTTTCTGCTTCAGTGTTGGGCAGTGTAGCTTTTTCTATTAATGGGGCAATTTTCCCCTTTTTTGTTGCTTCATCAGGTTTGATATTATCAATTTTAGGTATTATTTTTGTTAATTACTATATCAAAAAAGCAAAGGAAGTTGAGCCCGAAAAGGTTCTACACTTTGGTACATATATGACGGCATTTCTTCAAGCGATAGTAGTTTTTTTCTTATCTAAAATTGTCTTCGGTAATTTTTCTGGAGGTTTAATAGTTATTTTAGGTATGGTAGTTGGAATTCTTATAGGAGTTTTCACCGAATATTACACTGCAAAAAAACCTGTAACAGAGCTTGCTAAAAGTGCTCCATCAGGTTCGGCTCCGTTGATTATCAATGGCCTTGCCCTAGGGATGGAATCAACGCTTTTCCCTATTCTTTTAATAGGAACAGCTATTGTAATTTCATTCTACGTTTATGGCCTTTTTGGAATAGCTATTGCAGCTGTTGGAATGCTTTCAACACTGGGTATGAGTTTATCAATCGATGCATATGGCCCTATCGCCGATAATGCAGGTGGAATTGCGGAAATGGCTCATTTAGATCCATACGTTCGAGAAAGAACGGATAAGTTGGATGCTGTGGGAAATACAACAGCCGCTATGGGAAAAGGCTTTGCAATAGGATCTGCTGCTTTAACCGCACTCGCTTTGTTCGCTTCTTATTTGCAAGTAACAAATATTTCAGTAGTAGATTTGAATGATGCAAATGTATTTACAGCCTTGTTAATCGGTGCAATGCTTCCATTTCTGTTTTCCTCTTTGGTGATGAAAGCAGTTGGTAACGCCGCAAACCTTATGGTTGAAGAAGTAAGGAGACAGTTTAAAGAAATTGTTGGATTAATGGAAGGAAAAGCTGATCCAGACTATGGTAAGTGTGTAAAGATTGCTACCGATGGTGCTCTAAAATATATGATACTTCCTTCTTTAATCGCCGTAATAGCTCCAATAATTGTTTACTTCTTATTAGGCAAGCAAGCTGTTGCTGGAATGTTAGCAGGAACAACTGGCTCAGGCGTTATGTTAGCTATATTCATGGCTAACTCTGGAGGTGCCTGGGATAACGCTAAGAAGTTAATAGAAACAGGAAAATACGGGGGAAAAGGGTCTTTGGCTCACAAAGCTTCTGTTGTAGGAGATACTGTGGGGGATCCTTTAAAAGATACAGCAGGACCTTCCATAAATATTTTAATAAAACTCATGTCTATAGTTTCTATAGTGATTGTCCCTGTCTTAATTAGAATTTTTGAGTGA
- a CDS encoding 6-phosphofructokinase, with translation MKRVAVLNVGGDCPGLNAVIRALIVKGAEEDIEVIGVYDGFLGLVEDKLTILAKEHVSGKLPEGGIILGSSKYDPTVNPNDLNKLKNNFERYQITSLILLTGHTGANIALKLANEGIPSIIIPATVDNDLYWTDLSVGFLTALQIVTDALDKLHSTASAGHRVIVVETGGDEAGWLATIGGMAGGADYIIVPEFELDPKDMIENIKKRYSAGRRFSIVVVEEKVKLPEEVQNIIGDPKVRQYMKPAELITEYIKSNLQNVECRTVDLDYLQRGGTPSSFDRYLAFKFGVSAIDAVKKGKSNVALGLDGFNVVEKPFTDEILKNKEISRELYEMGRLFF, from the coding sequence ATGAAAAGAGTTGCTGTTTTAAATGTAGGCGGAGATTGCCCAGGTTTAAATGCCGTAATCCGGGCACTCATCGTTAAAGGCGCCGAAGAGGATATCGAAGTTATTGGCGTTTACGACGGTTTTCTAGGTCTAGTTGAAGACAAATTAACAATCTTGGCCAAAGAACATGTCTCAGGTAAATTACCTGAAGGTGGAATAATTTTGGGCTCTTCAAAATATGATCCTACTGTTAATCCAAATGATTTGAACAAGTTAAAAAATAACTTTGAGAGATATCAAATAACGAGTTTGATATTGTTAACAGGCCATACTGGAGCAAATATCGCCTTAAAATTGGCAAATGAAGGCATACCTTCGATAATAATACCTGCTACCGTTGATAACGATCTATACTGGACGGATCTTAGTGTAGGTTTTCTAACTGCATTACAGATCGTCACCGATGCGTTAGATAAACTTCATTCCACTGCTAGTGCGGGTCATAGGGTAATAGTTGTAGAAACCGGTGGAGACGAAGCAGGATGGTTGGCTACAATTGGTGGAATGGCAGGTGGTGCTGATTATATAATAGTACCAGAGTTCGAGTTAGACCCTAAAGATATGATTGAAAATATTAAAAAGAGATATTCTGCAGGTAGAAGATTTTCCATAGTCGTAGTAGAAGAAAAAGTCAAACTTCCCGAAGAGGTTCAAAATATAATAGGCGATCCAAAGGTTCGTCAATACATGAAACCAGCAGAATTAATCACAGAGTACATAAAATCTAATCTGCAAAATGTTGAATGTAGAACCGTTGATTTGGATTATCTACAAAGAGGAGGAACCCCTTCATCCTTTGATAGATACCTGGCTTTTAAATTTGGTGTTTCTGCTATAGACGCTGTTAAAAAAGGAAAATCTAATGTGGCTTTAGGTTTGGATGGTTTTAATGTTGTAGAAAAACCCTTTACGGACGAAATTTTGAAGAACAAAGAGATAAGTCGAGAATTATACGAAATGGGTAGATTGTTTTTCTAA
- a CDS encoding cryptochrome/photolyase family protein yields the protein MVKIPNYKYKIGLHIFRRDLRLEDNTSLIEALQSCERVIPAFIFDDRQIKDNDYKSDNAVQFMINSLKELNDELHQLNARLYFFEGLTSKVVESLIKTLGIEAVFVNKDYTPFSKKRDNEIKANCEKERVDFKEHFDVLLHEPTEVLKDNGMPYIKFTDFLKKSKKIDVREPQKNKFKNYFTEGISSSIALQVDKFPQNENLILKGGRKEGLSYIERIVKLKNYSEIRNIPSIDGTTKLSPHLKFGTVSVREVDRKVDKNFGNEHEIITQLHWRDFFTHILYHFPHVLGNSFKEKYNQIQWENNLDKFKAWCTGRTGYPIVDAGMRQLNLTGWMHNRVRMITGSFLVKDLHIDWRWGEKYFAQKLVDYDPAINNGNWQWVASTGCDAQPFFRIFNPILQQQKFDPACNYIKTWLPELTNLNSEQIHTLNIPKDIDYPTPIVDHKIASEKAKKLYKI from the coding sequence GTGGTAAAAATACCGAATTATAAATATAAAATTGGGTTGCACATATTCAGACGAGATCTTAGGTTAGAGGATAATACTTCTCTCATAGAAGCTCTTCAAAGTTGTGAAAGAGTCATACCTGCTTTTATATTCGATGACCGACAGATTAAAGACAACGATTACAAATCAGACAATGCGGTTCAATTTATGATCAACAGTCTAAAAGAACTCAATGATGAGCTACACCAATTGAACGCTAGACTATACTTTTTTGAAGGACTTACTTCTAAAGTAGTTGAAAGTTTAATCAAAACATTAGGAATAGAAGCAGTTTTTGTGAATAAAGATTACACTCCATTTAGTAAGAAAAGAGATAACGAAATAAAAGCCAATTGTGAAAAGGAAAGAGTAGATTTCAAAGAACATTTTGATGTTTTATTACATGAACCTACAGAAGTTTTGAAAGATAATGGAATGCCATATATAAAGTTCACCGATTTTTTAAAAAAATCCAAAAAAATAGATGTGCGAGAACCGCAGAAGAATAAATTTAAAAATTATTTTACAGAAGGAATTAGCTCAAGTATTGCTCTTCAGGTTGATAAATTTCCGCAAAATGAAAATTTAATATTAAAGGGTGGGCGAAAAGAAGGGTTAAGTTATATAGAGAGAATAGTCAAATTAAAAAATTACAGTGAAATTAGAAACATACCTTCAATCGATGGAACAACAAAATTATCTCCCCATCTTAAATTTGGAACAGTTTCTGTGAGAGAGGTTGATAGAAAAGTAGATAAAAACTTCGGTAATGAACACGAAATTATTACACAACTTCACTGGCGTGATTTTTTTACTCATATTCTTTATCATTTCCCTCATGTTTTAGGGAATTCCTTCAAGGAGAAATATAACCAAATACAGTGGGAAAATAATTTGGATAAATTCAAAGCTTGGTGTACAGGGAGAACAGGTTATCCTATAGTTGATGCTGGAATGAGACAACTGAATCTAACGGGATGGATGCATAACCGAGTAAGAATGATAACAGGGAGTTTTCTTGTTAAGGATTTACATATTGATTGGCGATGGGGAGAAAAATACTTTGCACAAAAATTAGTTGACTACGATCCTGCAATTAATAACGGTAATTGGCAATGGGTTGCTTCAACAGGTTGTGATGCGCAGCCTTTTTTCCGAATATTTAACCCAATTTTGCAACAGCAAAAATTTGATCCTGCATGTAATTACATAAAAACTTGGTTACCAGAATTAACCAATCTTAACTCAGAGCAAATACATACTTTGAACATTCCAAAAGACATCGATTATCCAACACCTATTGTCGATCATAAAATAGCTTCAGAAAAGGCTAAAAAACTTTATAAAATATGA
- the ligA gene encoding NAD-dependent DNA ligase LigA — MDIPKNIKERYEKLKAEIEEHNYRYYVLADPIISDQEYDKLFKELVELEKKYPELKTPDSPTQRIGGIVVEGFNKVNHSIPMLSLDNTYNEEEILDFHKRVLKNLNLTHVEYFCELKIDGVSVALKYTDGVLTQAITRGDGTTGEDITQNVKTIPSIPLRLRKNLTIEVRGEIYMPKKEFVRINSEREEKGLPVFANPRNATAGTLKLLDSTEVAKRKLSSFMYYVIFPQNYNLETQEEAINFLKEVGFRINPNYKKAEDIGQVIEFWKEWNRRRKELEYEVDGIVVKVNSFELQRVLGETARSPRWAIAFKFEAEQKETKLKAIKLQVGSTGIITPVAEFDPIQLEGTTVKRASLHNFDYIKERDIREGDYVLIEKAGGIIPQVIGPIKEKRTGEEKIIQTPEKCPVCGGKVGKIKASEVAIRCLNPSCPEKLLRTLENFVSRNAMNIQGLGPKILKRMVDAGLVKDVADLYYLNEQKIRSLGEGIGDKTVENILTQIEQSKNRELYRLINALGIPNVGLKTAKDLANHFKNLDSLIDAKFDELVEIEGIGEDIANAIIKFFSQEEVKKIIKKLKDAGVNIGKKEEEKSEGPLKGLIICQTGALSKMTRQEFAEYVESKGGTFSENVTKKTNILVVGENPGSKLDKAQSYGITIMSEEDFFDEYGES; from the coding sequence TTGGACATACCAAAAAACATAAAAGAACGATACGAAAAGTTAAAAGCAGAAATAGAAGAACATAACTACCGATACTACGTATTGGCTGATCCCATTATCTCGGATCAGGAATACGATAAGCTATTTAAAGAATTAGTAGAGCTCGAAAAGAAATATCCCGAATTGAAAACACCCGATTCTCCCACTCAAAGGATCGGTGGGATAGTTGTTGAGGGATTCAATAAAGTAAACCATTCCATACCGATGTTATCCTTAGATAACACCTACAACGAAGAAGAAATCTTAGATTTTCACAAAAGGGTTTTAAAGAACTTGAACTTAACCCATGTTGAGTACTTCTGTGAACTAAAGATAGATGGAGTATCGGTAGCTTTAAAGTACACCGATGGAGTATTAACTCAAGCTATAACCAGGGGTGATGGAACGACCGGAGAAGATATCACACAAAACGTAAAAACGATCCCCTCTATTCCTTTAAGATTGAGAAAAAATCTAACCATTGAAGTACGTGGAGAAATATACATGCCAAAAAAAGAATTTGTGAGAATAAATTCTGAAAGGGAAGAAAAAGGGTTACCTGTTTTCGCTAATCCTAGAAATGCCACAGCGGGCACTTTAAAACTTTTGGATAGTACTGAAGTGGCAAAAAGAAAGTTAAGCTCTTTTATGTATTACGTTATCTTCCCTCAAAATTACAACTTAGAAACTCAAGAGGAAGCAATAAATTTTCTGAAAGAAGTTGGTTTCAGAATCAATCCTAATTACAAAAAGGCCGAAGATATTGGACAAGTTATAGAATTTTGGAAAGAATGGAATCGAAGGAGAAAGGAATTAGAATACGAAGTAGATGGAATAGTAGTTAAGGTGAACAGTTTTGAATTACAGAGAGTCCTTGGTGAAACTGCCCGATCCCCACGATGGGCAATAGCTTTCAAATTTGAAGCTGAACAGAAAGAAACGAAACTAAAAGCTATAAAGCTTCAAGTTGGGAGTACAGGGATAATAACCCCCGTTGCAGAATTTGACCCCATACAACTCGAAGGAACAACGGTAAAAAGGGCAAGTCTACACAACTTTGATTATATAAAAGAAAGAGATATAAGGGAAGGCGATTACGTATTAATTGAAAAAGCAGGTGGCATAATACCACAAGTTATAGGCCCTATTAAAGAAAAAAGAACTGGGGAAGAAAAAATAATCCAAACCCCTGAAAAATGCCCTGTATGCGGTGGAAAAGTTGGAAAAATAAAAGCTTCCGAAGTGGCAATAAGATGTTTGAATCCCTCTTGTCCAGAAAAGCTTTTAAGAACGTTGGAAAATTTTGTTTCAAGAAACGCAATGAATATCCAAGGACTTGGCCCAAAGATATTAAAAAGAATGGTAGATGCAGGTTTAGTTAAAGATGTGGCAGATCTTTATTATTTAAACGAACAAAAAATTAGAAGCTTAGGAGAAGGTATAGGAGACAAAACGGTAGAAAATATATTGACACAAATAGAGCAATCCAAAAATAGAGAATTGTACAGATTAATTAACGCTCTTGGGATACCAAATGTTGGTTTAAAAACGGCGAAAGACCTTGCTAATCATTTTAAAAATTTAGACAGTTTAATAGACGCAAAATTCGATGAACTTGTAGAAATAGAGGGTATTGGTGAAGATATAGCAAATGCAATTATAAAGTTTTTTTCACAGGAAGAAGTTAAAAAGATCATTAAAAAATTAAAAGATGCCGGGGTCAACATAGGCAAAAAAGAAGAAGAAAAATCAGAAGGGCCTTTAAAAGGTTTAATTATATGTCAAACCGGCGCACTTTCTAAAATGACAAGGCAAGAATTTGCCGAATACGTTGAATCTAAAGGTGGTACCTTCTCTGAAAACGTGACGAAGAAAACAAATATCCTAGTCGTTGGAGAAAACCCTGGTTCTAAACTAGATAAAGCTCAAAGTTACGGAATTACTATAATGAGTGAAGAAGACTTCTTTGATGAATATGGAGAAAGTTAG
- the acpS gene encoding holo-ACP synthase, which yields MIRGIGVDIVKVDRINEKNVQKILSQKEKEIYDTFKGQKRKKEYAAGRFAVKESLIKCFKRFIPYSQITVLNKQSGEPYLDEESVKYLFEKFGGNGTIHISIAHEREFAVATAVVIDED from the coding sequence ATGATCAGAGGAATAGGAGTTGACATCGTAAAAGTCGACAGGATCAACGAAAAAAACGTCCAAAAAATTCTCTCTCAAAAAGAAAAAGAAATATACGATACGTTTAAAGGGCAAAAAAGAAAAAAAGAATATGCAGCGGGTCGTTTTGCAGTAAAAGAATCTTTAATAAAATGTTTCAAAAGGTTTATCCCTTACTCACAAATTACCGTTCTAAACAAACAAAGTGGAGAACCCTATTTAGATGAAGAATCGGTGAAATATCTATTCGAAAAGTTTGGAGGTAACGGAACGATACACATATCTATAGCCCATGAAAGAGAGTTTGCCGTAGCAACAGCGGTTGTGATAGATGAAGACTAA
- a CDS encoding cell division FtsA domain-containing protein: MIFGLDIGTRTLVGTLAEYDEETENIIIKHFAEVEHENRAMLDGQIHDVNKVAKGVFKIKKTLEEESFINLSEVAIAIAGRFLISSIGSYSLDISTHGYLDSETIKKMELEAVKVSTEKLNYSQEMYCVGYSILYYSLDNQWIKHLEGQRGNQAKVKVLAAYLPKNVVEAMMSVLDKVGLKPIHVTLEPIAATSLVVPEDLRNLNVAMVDVGAGTSDISISNKGVITGYGMVPLAGDEITDTISQQLLVDFKTAEKIKKQLSQNDEITYNDILDNAQIVRKEEIIKIITPVIDTITDKIAKEILNLNGKPPVAVMVVGGGGKVPTFTEKLAGKLGLSKERVSLKTTKNLENIIFESKRMEGSEYITPLGIVNVALKKQGSVFNTIKINGRNVNMLIIGKDMNVLQALLQSGYSLDKLVGLPSPAIAFELNEKLQIKKGNMGEKAKITVNGVSADIHSPIKPGDHIEIEEPKNGKPVNLKLKDVIQPIEFYLNGEPKTTYPVVIKNGEKIESLEEEIKDGDKIFTSPPKIEDVFKEYNEKIFFTINNLPYEVPVGTIIMKDEEILDKDYQIKNGDLLKTKAVKLPKIKEFLDIETEKMKVFLNGKEVHLNKEEIIASYDGKIIDIEEEVSNGANYSIKKVKKDVQLIDVFSHLSINMEEIQSYEIYLNDQKVESFLQKIEPGANVRLLINDQRNRS, from the coding sequence ATGATCTTTGGACTTGATATAGGTACAAGGACTCTTGTAGGGACATTGGCAGAATATGATGAAGAAACAGAAAATATAATAATCAAGCATTTTGCAGAAGTTGAGCACGAAAATAGAGCGATGCTTGACGGACAAATTCATGATGTCAACAAGGTTGCAAAAGGTGTATTCAAAATAAAGAAAACACTGGAGGAGGAAAGTTTCATCAATCTTTCCGAAGTTGCCATCGCTATAGCTGGTAGGTTTCTTATCTCTTCAATTGGCTCATACAGCCTTGATATTTCAACTCATGGTTATTTAGACAGTGAAACAATCAAAAAGATGGAACTCGAAGCCGTTAAAGTGTCTACAGAAAAATTAAACTACTCCCAAGAAATGTACTGCGTAGGATACTCCATACTCTACTACAGTCTTGATAATCAATGGATTAAACATCTAGAAGGGCAAAGAGGTAATCAAGCAAAAGTAAAAGTTTTGGCAGCTTATCTACCAAAAAATGTTGTAGAAGCTATGATGTCTGTATTGGATAAAGTTGGATTAAAACCAATCCATGTCACATTGGAACCGATAGCCGCCACAAGTTTAGTTGTGCCTGAGGACTTGCGAAACCTGAATGTTGCGATGGTAGATGTAGGAGCAGGAACAAGCGACATATCCATATCAAATAAAGGGGTAATAACAGGCTATGGAATGGTACCCTTAGCTGGGGATGAGATAACAGATACTATCTCTCAACAACTATTGGTGGATTTCAAAACCGCTGAAAAGATAAAAAAACAATTATCTCAAAACGATGAAATTACATACAACGATATTCTGGATAATGCACAAATTGTAAGAAAAGAAGAGATAATCAAGATAATAACCCCTGTTATAGACACCATAACGGATAAAATAGCTAAAGAAATATTAAATCTAAATGGGAAACCTCCTGTTGCTGTGATGGTAGTAGGTGGTGGAGGAAAAGTACCAACTTTCACCGAAAAATTAGCCGGCAAACTTGGACTTTCCAAAGAAAGGGTATCTTTAAAAACTACCAAAAACTTGGAGAATATCATTTTTGAATCAAAAAGAATGGAAGGTAGTGAATACATAACCCCTTTAGGTATAGTAAATGTCGCACTGAAAAAACAGGGTAGTGTATTCAATACCATTAAAATAAACGGAAGAAATGTAAATATGTTAATCATAGGTAAAGACATGAACGTTTTACAGGCGTTACTACAATCAGGTTATTCTCTAGACAAATTGGTTGGACTGCCATCCCCTGCGATAGCTTTCGAACTGAACGAAAAATTACAGATAAAAAAGGGAAATATGGGCGAAAAGGCAAAAATAACAGTAAACGGAGTATCGGCGGATATACATTCTCCCATTAAACCAGGAGATCACATTGAAATAGAAGAACCTAAAAATGGCAAACCTGTCAATTTAAAATTGAAAGACGTGATTCAACCCATTGAATTTTACTTAAATGGAGAACCCAAAACCACTTATCCTGTAGTAATAAAAAATGGTGAAAAAATAGAAAGCTTAGAAGAAGAGATCAAAGATGGAGATAAAATATTTACTTCACCTCCAAAAATAGAAGATGTATTTAAAGAGTACAACGAGAAAATTTTCTTCACAATAAATAACCTTCCATATGAAGTCCCTGTGGGTACGATTATCATGAAAGACGAAGAAATCTTAGATAAAGATTATCAAATAAAAAATGGAGATCTTCTAAAAACAAAGGCGGTAAAGCTTCCTAAGATAAAAGAATTCTTGGATATCGAAACCGAAAAGATGAAAGTATTTTTAAACGGGAAAGAGGTTCATTTAAACAAAGAAGAAATAATCGCATCCTATGATGGAAAAATAATTGACATAGAAGAAGAAGTGAGCAATGGAGCAAATTACTCGATTAAAAAGGTAAAAAAGGATGTTCAATTAATAGATGTATTTTCTCATCTTTCCATAAACATGGAAGAAATTCAATCTTATGAAATTTACTTAAATGACCAAAAAGTCGAAAGCTTTCTACAAAAGATCGAACCAGGTGCGAATGTGAGGTTGTTAATCAATGATCAGAGGAATAGGAGTTGA